From the genome of Spinacia oleracea cultivar Varoflay chromosome 2, BTI_SOV_V1, whole genome shotgun sequence, one region includes:
- the LOC110796489 gene encoding probable mitochondrial saccharopine dehydrogenase-like oxidoreductase At5g39410 isoform X1, giving the protein MAEIHHPAPPPPYDIIVLGASGFTGKYVLKESLKFLNSSSSPLKTLAIAGRNPTKLAQSLIWATHPTPPPDISILTADTSDFSSLLHIASLTRLVLNCVGPFRLHGDPVVRACLDAGTDYLDICGEPEFMEKMEARYHDQAFDKGCLVVSACGFDSVPAELGLLFNSRQWVSPSVPNSVEAYLSLESDKRIVGNFATYESAVLGVANADVLRQLRRSRPTRARPQMSIWWSMNSEVISCGVFCVSMMGGKCIPGPAPKGPTIEQHKELGLWAVRLPSADSSVVRRTLSILAENSRGLVGVNESADHVVKREAFWSTVKPAHFGVKIGTKSFLGVLTFIIVGVLIGLLGKFSVGRWLLLKFPSVFSLGGFRKKGPTEAEVSSASFKMWFVCHGFSNNSTSSQGNKNPDTEIITRVMGPEIGYISTPIILVQCALITLSQRENLPKGGVLTPGIVFGPTDLQERLQQNGISFDLISKRALSS; this is encoded by the exons ATGGCGGAAATCCACCACCctgcaccaccaccaccctatGACATCATCGTACTCGGCGCATCAGGCTTCACAGGTAAATACGTCCTCAAAGAATCTCTAAAATTCCTCAACTCATCCTCTTCCCCTCTCAAAACCCTTGCAATCGCCGGTCGAAACCCCACAAAACTCGCCCAATCTCTCATCTGGGCTACCCACCCAACCCCACCTCCCGACATCTCCATCCTAACCGCTGATACTTCCGACTTCTCTTCTCTCCTCCACATCGCTTCCCTCACCCGACTTGTTCTCAACTGTGTCGGCCCCTTCCGCCTCCACGGGGACCCTGTCGTTCGAGCGTGCCTCGACGCGGGGACCGATTACTTGGATATTTGCGGGGAACCTGAGTTTATGGAGAAGATGGAGGCTCGGTATCATGATCAAGCGTTTGATAAGGGTTGTTTGGTGGTTTCTGCTTGTGGGTTTGATTCTGTTCCTGCTGAGCTTGGATTGCTGTTCAATTCTCGTCAATGGGTTTCGCCTTCGGTGCCGAATTCGGTAGAGGCGTACTTGAGCTTGGAGAGTGACAAGAGGATTGTGGGTAATTTTGCTACTTATGAGTCAGCGGTTCTTGGGGTTGCGAATGCAGATGTGCTTCGGCAGTTGAGGAGGTCTCGTCCTACAAGGGCTCGTCCTCAG ATGTCAATCTGGTGGAGTATGAATTCGGAAGTAATCAGTTGCGGAGTATTTTGTGTTTCTATGATGGGGGGAAAATGT ATTCCAGGTCCTGCTCCTAAAGGACCAACAATTGAACAACATAAAGAGCTTGGCCTCTGGGCTGTGCGGCTACCTTCAGCAGATTCTTCCGTTGTACGAAGAACCCTTTCAATATTAGCAGAAAATTCTAGGGGTCTCGTTGGGGTTAATGAGAGTGCTGATCATGTTGTTAAGAGAGAAGCATTTTGGTCGACTGTGAAGCCAGCTCATTTCGGGGTGAAAATTGGCACCAAATCATTTCTAGGCGTCTTAACATTTATCATTGTGGGTGTGCTTATCGGGCTCTTAGGTAAATTTTCCGTCGGAAGGTGGCTGCTTCTGAAATTCCCCTCAGTTTTCAGTCTTGGGGGGTTCAGGAAGAAGGGGCCCACTGAAGCAGAGGTTAGTAGTGCAAGCTTCAAAATGTGGTTTGTTTGTCACGGCTTTAGCAACAACAGTACTTCATCCCAAGGAAACAAGAATCCTGATACTGAAATAATCACTAGAGTAATGGGGCCAGAGATTGGTTATATATCCACCCCAATTATTTTGGTTCAGTGTGCTCTTATCACTCTTAGTCAAAGAGAAAACCTGCCTAAAGGAGGTGTTCTTACACCTGGCATTGTGTTTGGACCAACTGATCTTCAAGAACGGCTTCAACAGAATGGGATATCGTTTGATCTGATATCTAAACGTGCTTTGTCTTCCTAA
- the LOC110796489 gene encoding probable mitochondrial saccharopine dehydrogenase-like oxidoreductase At5g39410 isoform X2, producing the protein MAEIHHPAPPPPYDIIVLGASGFTGKYVLKESLKFLNSSSSPLKTLAIAGRNPTKLAQSLIWATHPTPPPDISILTADTSDFSSLLHIASLTRLVLNCVGPFRLHGDPVVRACLDAGTDYLDICGEPEFMEKMEARYHDQAFDKGCLVVSACGFDSVPAELGLLFNSRQWVSPSVPNSVEAYLSLESDKRIVGNFATYESAVLGVANADVLRQLRRSRPTRARPQIPGPAPKGPTIEQHKELGLWAVRLPSADSSVVRRTLSILAENSRGLVGVNESADHVVKREAFWSTVKPAHFGVKIGTKSFLGVLTFIIVGVLIGLLGKFSVGRWLLLKFPSVFSLGGFRKKGPTEAEVSSASFKMWFVCHGFSNNSTSSQGNKNPDTEIITRVMGPEIGYISTPIILVQCALITLSQRENLPKGGVLTPGIVFGPTDLQERLQQNGISFDLISKRALSS; encoded by the exons ATGGCGGAAATCCACCACCctgcaccaccaccaccctatGACATCATCGTACTCGGCGCATCAGGCTTCACAGGTAAATACGTCCTCAAAGAATCTCTAAAATTCCTCAACTCATCCTCTTCCCCTCTCAAAACCCTTGCAATCGCCGGTCGAAACCCCACAAAACTCGCCCAATCTCTCATCTGGGCTACCCACCCAACCCCACCTCCCGACATCTCCATCCTAACCGCTGATACTTCCGACTTCTCTTCTCTCCTCCACATCGCTTCCCTCACCCGACTTGTTCTCAACTGTGTCGGCCCCTTCCGCCTCCACGGGGACCCTGTCGTTCGAGCGTGCCTCGACGCGGGGACCGATTACTTGGATATTTGCGGGGAACCTGAGTTTATGGAGAAGATGGAGGCTCGGTATCATGATCAAGCGTTTGATAAGGGTTGTTTGGTGGTTTCTGCTTGTGGGTTTGATTCTGTTCCTGCTGAGCTTGGATTGCTGTTCAATTCTCGTCAATGGGTTTCGCCTTCGGTGCCGAATTCGGTAGAGGCGTACTTGAGCTTGGAGAGTGACAAGAGGATTGTGGGTAATTTTGCTACTTATGAGTCAGCGGTTCTTGGGGTTGCGAATGCAGATGTGCTTCGGCAGTTGAGGAGGTCTCGTCCTACAAGGGCTCGTCCTCAG ATTCCAGGTCCTGCTCCTAAAGGACCAACAATTGAACAACATAAAGAGCTTGGCCTCTGGGCTGTGCGGCTACCTTCAGCAGATTCTTCCGTTGTACGAAGAACCCTTTCAATATTAGCAGAAAATTCTAGGGGTCTCGTTGGGGTTAATGAGAGTGCTGATCATGTTGTTAAGAGAGAAGCATTTTGGTCGACTGTGAAGCCAGCTCATTTCGGGGTGAAAATTGGCACCAAATCATTTCTAGGCGTCTTAACATTTATCATTGTGGGTGTGCTTATCGGGCTCTTAGGTAAATTTTCCGTCGGAAGGTGGCTGCTTCTGAAATTCCCCTCAGTTTTCAGTCTTGGGGGGTTCAGGAAGAAGGGGCCCACTGAAGCAGAGGTTAGTAGTGCAAGCTTCAAAATGTGGTTTGTTTGTCACGGCTTTAGCAACAACAGTACTTCATCCCAAGGAAACAAGAATCCTGATACTGAAATAATCACTAGAGTAATGGGGCCAGAGATTGGTTATATATCCACCCCAATTATTTTGGTTCAGTGTGCTCTTATCACTCTTAGTCAAAGAGAAAACCTGCCTAAAGGAGGTGTTCTTACACCTGGCATTGTGTTTGGACCAACTGATCTTCAAGAACGGCTTCAACAGAATGGGATATCGTTTGATCTGATATCTAAACGTGCTTTGTCTTCCTAA
- the LOC110796490 gene encoding UDP-glycosyltransferase 708C1, translating to MDSPPTNPPHLVVCPSAGIGHLTPFLRLASMLAAASTSFDSCRITLVIIRPTLSSAEANQINTFLCTHPHVNTSEFQTLPCEHSSDGPNTNDPFLLQYDAISRSAHLLVHHLSTLSPPPSAVFSDLMFASGINKPLTDLGILNYTIITSSARFFSFMATLPYQRGKRGDIVEIPGLSPILGDDIPPIFSNPDHIFTRLIETNCKHLHEAKGIVINTFDFFEPESISALQNGKVLASLPPIFPIGPLIPFGSKIGSNKISWLNNQPSKSVLFVSFGSRTAMSKDQIKELAEGLDRSEMRFLWVIKTTVVDKEDKEELRDLLGEAFLDNTKERGLVVKDWVNQEEVLAHSAIGGFLTHCGWNSVMEAAQRGVPLLAWPLHGDQRVNAGLVEKAGLGIWERSWGWGGDKLVKGGVIAKKIKEMMTTENPRNSAGKVGEEATKAWEIDGSSRKSFETLIEKSRRKMNG from the exons ATGGATTCACCACCCACTAACCCGCCACATTTAGTTGTTTGCCCAAGCGCAGGCATCGGACACTTAACCCCATTCCTTCGGCTGGCGTCGATGCTAGCAGCAGCATCAACTTCCTTCGACTCTTGCAGGATCACACTAGTAATTATCCGCCCCACTCTTTCTTCCGCCGAAGCCAACCAAATCAACACCTTCTTATGCACACATCCCCACGTTAACACCTCGGAATTCCAAACTCTTCCTTGTGAACATTCATCAGACGGCCCCAACACCAACGACCCATTTCTCCTCCAATACGACGCTATCTCTCGATCAGCACACCTCCTTGTTCACCACCTCTCCACACTCTCTCCACCACCCTCTGCCGTGTTCTCTGACTTGATGTTCGCCTCAGGTATCAACAAGCCACTCACCGACCTTGGTATCCTCAACTACACCATCATTACCTCTTCTGCAAGGTTCTTCTCATTCATGGCTACTCTTCCTTACCAGAGAGGTAAAAGAGGTGATATTGTTGAGATCCCAGGTTTATCTCCGATATTAGGAGATGATATTCCTCCTATATTTTCTAATCCAGACCATATATTTACTCGACTAATAGAGACAAATTGTAAGCATCTTCACGAAGCCAAGGGCATAGTAATCAACACCTTTGACTTCTTTGAACCTGAATCTATCTCAGCTCTTCAAAATGGCAAGGTTCTAGCAAGTCTACCACCGATCTTCCCAATTGGACCGTTGATTCCATTTGGGTCAAAAATAG GAAGCAACAAAATATCATGGCTGAACAACCAACCGTCAAAATCAGTATTATTTGTCTCCTTCGGAAGCAGAACAGCAATGAGCAAAGATCAAATAAAAGAACTAGCGGAAGGGTTAGACAGAAGTGAAATGAGATTTTTGTGGGTGATCAAAACAACAGTAGTTGACAAAGAAGATAAAGAAGAGCTAAGAGACTTGCTAGGTGAAGCATTTTTAGATAACACAAAAGAGAGAGGGTTAGTCGTGAAGGATTGGGTAAATCAAGAGGAGGTCCTAGCTCATTCGGCCATAGGAGGGTTCTTGACTCATTGTGGATGGAACTCAGTCATGGAAGCCGCTCAGAGAGGGGTACCTTTGCTTGCCTGGCCCCTACACGGAGATCAAAGGGTCAACGCCGGGTTGGTGGAAAAGGCGGGGCTAGGAATCTGGGAAAGAAGTTGGGGATGGGGAGGAGATAAATTGGTGAAAGGTGGGGTGATTGCAAAGAAAATAAAGGAGATGATGACGACCGAGAATCCAAGGAATAGTGCGGGAAAGGTTGGGGAAGAAGCTACAAAAGCATGGGAAATTGATGGAAGCTCAAGAAAATCGTTTGAGACACTAATCGAGAAGTCTAGGAGAAAGATGAATGGCTAA